Proteins encoded together in one Streptomyces sp. TLI_171 window:
- a CDS encoding condensation domain-containing protein, with protein sequence MSAPDRRVLAARLLAARRQAATGRGVRRLPRDGRPVACSAEQRRVWLADRIGGPSAAPPVTAGLALDGPLDLDRLAAALAAVVDRHPVLRTRYAEVDGEPVQLLPERPMTDRQAAGLLDVLDLAYAPESEREPLAAALAVEAGSHPFDLAVGPLLRLTVLRLAPDRHRLLLVCHHIAADARSVGLLTAELATAYRTGPATAADGPAGHERAGRGPAGDGPQYADYAVWSRERLDRVLPERLAYWRHLLDGAPPVLELGLDRPQPGARPGRRAATVAVRFPAGVVERLRPVGEGARLTGHTVLLAGFLVLLARCAGRREVTVGVVSGGRPHPELDAVVGCFTELLPLRVSLADDPAFRAFAPRVREALAAGLAQAAPFDRIVSAAAPRRAPGVHPLFQVLFVERADGVAVAGGPESGWGPGLDSAPWGQEVDATGYDLVLAAGVGPELAELVLTYPCDRFARSAVAGFADALVELLTLLSERPDAALSTVRTAEPWRSAAAPNAAAPPGPRTPGPRRAELPGPVTELRALWGEVLGRDGIGEQDDLFALGGDSLAVVRIAARITEQFGVDVPASAFFDSPTPAGFGAVLARLTEEHQHV encoded by the coding sequence GTGAGCGCCCCCGACCGCCGGGTGCTGGCTGCCCGGCTGCTGGCGGCCCGCCGGCAGGCCGCGACCGGCCGGGGCGTGCGGCGGCTGCCCAGGGACGGGCGCCCGGTGGCCTGTTCCGCCGAGCAGCGCCGGGTCTGGCTGGCGGACCGGATCGGCGGGCCGTCCGCCGCACCGCCGGTGACGGCGGGGCTGGCGCTGGACGGACCGCTGGACCTGGACCGGCTGGCGGCCGCGCTGGCGGCGGTGGTCGACCGGCACCCGGTGCTGCGGACCCGTTACGCGGAGGTCGACGGCGAGCCGGTCCAGCTGCTCCCCGAGCGGCCGATGACGGACCGTCAGGCCGCCGGGCTGCTGGACGTGCTGGACCTGGCGTACGCGCCGGAGTCGGAGCGCGAGCCGTTGGCGGCCGCGCTCGCCGTGGAGGCCGGCAGCCACCCGTTCGACCTGGCGGTCGGGCCGCTGCTGCGGCTGACCGTGCTGCGGCTGGCTCCGGACCGGCACCGGCTGCTGCTGGTGTGCCACCACATCGCGGCGGACGCCCGCTCGGTCGGCCTGCTGACCGCCGAGCTCGCGACGGCGTACCGCACCGGCCCGGCGACCGCCGCCGACGGCCCCGCGGGCCACGAGCGCGCAGGCCGCGGCCCCGCAGGTGACGGGCCGCAGTACGCGGACTACGCGGTCTGGTCGCGGGAGCGCCTGGACCGGGTGCTGCCCGAGCGGCTGGCCTACTGGCGGCACCTGCTGGACGGCGCGCCGCCGGTGCTGGAGCTCGGCCTCGACCGTCCGCAGCCCGGCGCGCGGCCGGGGCGGCGGGCGGCGACCGTCGCGGTGCGGTTCCCGGCCGGCGTGGTGGAGCGGCTGCGGCCGGTCGGCGAGGGGGCCCGGCTGACCGGGCACACGGTGCTGCTGGCCGGGTTCCTGGTGCTGCTGGCGCGCTGCGCGGGCCGTCGGGAGGTCACCGTGGGCGTGGTGTCGGGCGGCCGCCCGCATCCCGAACTGGACGCCGTGGTGGGCTGTTTCACCGAGCTGCTGCCGCTGCGGGTGTCGCTGGCGGACGATCCGGCCTTCCGGGCGTTCGCGCCCCGGGTGCGGGAGGCCCTGGCGGCGGGGCTGGCGCAGGCCGCGCCGTTCGACCGGATCGTCTCGGCGGCGGCCCCGCGCCGTGCGCCGGGCGTGCATCCGCTGTTCCAGGTGCTGTTCGTGGAGCGCGCGGACGGCGTCGCGGTGGCGGGCGGCCCGGAGTCGGGCTGGGGCCCGGGCCTGGACTCCGCGCCGTGGGGGCAGGAGGTCGACGCCACCGGGTACGACCTGGTGCTGGCGGCGGGCGTGGGCCCGGAGCTGGCGGAACTGGTGCTGACCTACCCGTGCGACCGGTTCGCCCGGTCGGCGGTGGCGGGGTTCGCGGACGCCCTGGTCGAGTTGCTGACGCTGCTCTCCGAACGGCCGGACGCCGCGCTGAGCACCGTCCGGACCGCCGAGCCGTGGCGGTCGGCCGCCGCCCCGAACGCGGCCGCCCCGCCCGGGCCCCGCACCCCGGGCCCCCGGCGAGCCGAACTGCCCGGTCCGGTCACGGAGTTGCGCGCCTTGTGGGGCGAGGTGCTCGGCCGGGACGGGATCGGCGAACAGGACGACCTGTTCGCGCTCGGCGGGGACTCGCTCGCCGTGGTGCGGATC
- a CDS encoding 2-oxo acid dehydrogenase subunit E2, producing the protein MTEYRMPKVNTNDASYTLLGWLVPDGGKVAEGEPLLEVETSKAVEELAAPCGGLAELLVPAGRECAPGTLLARLHPDAASLDAARRGAPVEREGAGPGAAPAGGGPAPTSPGSTGPVLTGPARARLAELGIPEAEALALDVPVVRRAEVDRLAATRTAGPATGDTPQTDPPQDKPPHSAPTQDNSVQGGPTHGNPAHGNPARSTPAQDDPPGTVTTPLTRNQRAVAATVTASHREVPAAFTAVEVDVTEALAAGRDLAAAAGTLVGLAELTLAALATRRESDPACFASLTADGTGSRLLPGAHIGVTFDLGAGLFVPVLHDADRSTLGELSRALMRYRMAALRGAFRDRELQGANITLTLHTDPGVALALPVVFPGQACALSLAAPRTAVLPDPDGTGFRVRSLVHLGAAFDHRLLNGRQVVALLTGVKALLEAPRRLAGEEL; encoded by the coding sequence GTGACCGAGTACCGGATGCCGAAGGTCAACACCAACGACGCGTCGTACACCCTGCTGGGGTGGCTGGTGCCGGACGGCGGCAAGGTCGCCGAGGGCGAGCCGCTGCTGGAGGTGGAGACCTCGAAGGCGGTCGAGGAGCTGGCCGCGCCGTGCGGCGGCCTGGCCGAGCTGCTGGTCCCGGCGGGCCGCGAGTGCGCCCCGGGTACGCTGCTCGCCCGGCTGCACCCTGACGCCGCGTCACTGGACGCGGCCCGGCGCGGGGCGCCCGTCGAGCGGGAGGGCGCCGGGCCGGGCGCCGCTCCGGCCGGCGGGGGCCCCGCGCCGACCTCCCCGGGCAGCACGGGCCCGGTCCTGACCGGCCCGGCCCGGGCCCGGCTCGCCGAGCTGGGCATCCCCGAGGCGGAGGCGCTGGCGCTGGACGTGCCGGTGGTCCGCCGCGCGGAGGTGGACCGCCTGGCCGCGACCCGCACGGCCGGGCCCGCCACCGGCGACACTCCGCAGACCGACCCTCCGCAGGACAAGCCCCCACACAGCGCCCCCACGCAGGACAACTCGGTTCAGGGCGGCCCGACACACGGCAACCCCGCCCACGGCAACCCGGCCCGGAGCACCCCGGCGCAGGACGACCCGCCGGGGACGGTGACGACCCCGCTGACGCGCAATCAGCGGGCGGTGGCGGCGACCGTTACGGCCTCGCACCGCGAGGTGCCCGCGGCGTTCACCGCCGTGGAGGTCGACGTCACCGAGGCGCTCGCCGCCGGGCGCGACCTCGCGGCCGCGGCCGGCACCCTGGTCGGCCTGGCGGAACTGACCCTGGCCGCGCTGGCCACCCGCCGGGAGAGCGACCCGGCCTGTTTCGCGTCCCTGACCGCGGACGGCACCGGCAGCCGGCTGCTGCCCGGCGCGCACATCGGGGTGACCTTCGACCTGGGAGCGGGCCTGTTCGTGCCGGTCCTGCACGACGCCGACCGGTCCACCCTGGGCGAGCTGTCGCGGGCCCTGATGCGGTACCGGATGGCGGCGCTGCGCGGCGCGTTCCGCGACCGGGAGCTGCAGGGCGCGAACATCACGCTGACCCTGCACACCGATCCGGGCGTGGCGCTGGCGCTGCCGGTGGTGTTCCCCGGGCAGGCGTGCGCGCTGTCGCTGGCGGCGCCGCGCACCGCCGTGCTGCCCGACCCGGACGGCACCGGGTTCCGGGTGCGCAGCCTGGTGCACCTGGGTGCGGCGTTCGACCACCGGCTGCTGAACGGTCGTCAGGTGGTGGCCCTGCTGACGGGCGTGAAGGCACTGCTGGAGGCTCCGCGCCGGCTGGCCGGGGAGGAGCTGTGA